A section of the Humulus lupulus chromosome 2, drHumLupu1.1, whole genome shotgun sequence genome encodes:
- the LOC133815455 gene encoding uncharacterized protein LOC133815455 gives MWQGDHFIKDCPLMKNQQKKDEPQKTNARVFTITQADADTNNSVVSGDIFVSGILTHALIDSGATHSFASLTYVKRLGRLSEKMSEVFSTMLPSREILYSTHWFGGGGGVSICIDGRELYADIIMLEMHDYEVILGMDWLSKYNVTIDCRKKTVILKPSKEYEFMFIGTTSKSCIPLIYVM, from the coding sequence ATGTGGCAAGGGGATCATTTTATCAAAGATTGTCCATTGATGAAGAACCAACAAAAGAAGGATGAACCTCAAAAGACAAATGCTAGGGTGTTTACGATTACTCAGGCTGATGCTGATACCAACAACTCTGTGGTGTCAGGTGATATTTTTGTATCTGGTATTCTCACTCATGCATTAATAGATTCAGGTGCCACACATTCCTTTGCTTCCTTGACATATGTAAAAAGGTTGGGTAGATTGAGTGAGAAAATGTCAGAagtttttagtacaatgttaccatcTAGAGAGATTTTGTATTCTACTCATtggtttggggggggggggggggtttctaTTTgcattgatggtagggaattatatgCTGATATAATAATGTTAGAGATGCACGATTATGAGgtaattttgggtatggattggctttcAAAGTATAATGTCACTATTGATTGTAGAAAGAAAACAGTGATACTTAAGCCTTCAAAGGAATAtgagtttatgtttattggaacGACATCAAAAAGTTGCATTCCTTTAATTTATGTTATGTAG